A genomic stretch from Kovacikia minuta CCNUW1 includes:
- a CDS encoding Uma2 family endonuclease, protein MQSTTTNPIRWTIADLVIFEGDRANRYEIIDGELFVTRAPDWRHQAICGNIVTLLKLWSDQSGLGQAAINPGIVFSESDNVIPDVVWASHERLEQLLDEAGHLTAAPELVVEVLSPGKANERRDREAKLKLYSVRGVLEYWIVNFQEQVVEVYRRKNGLLELAATLYRQDELTSPILPGFSSLISKFF, encoded by the coding sequence ATGCAATCCACAACAACCAATCCTATCCGCTGGACGATCGCTGACCTGGTGATCTTTGAGGGCGATCGCGCCAACCGCTATGAAATTATTGATGGAGAGCTATTTGTGACCAGGGCACCCGACTGGAGACATCAAGCAATTTGCGGCAACATCGTAACCTTGCTGAAGCTTTGGTCTGATCAGAGTGGTTTGGGTCAAGCTGCAATTAATCCTGGCATTGTTTTCTCGGAATCCGATAATGTAATTCCTGATGTGGTCTGGGCAAGCCATGAACGGTTAGAACAGTTGTTGGATGAAGCAGGACACCTTACCGCTGCGCCAGAGTTAGTGGTTGAAGTATTATCACCGGGCAAAGCAAATGAGCGGCGAGATCGGGAAGCAAAGCTAAAGTTGTATTCTGTTCGAGGTGTGCTGGAATACTGGATCGTGAATTTCCAGGAGCAAGTAGTTGAGGTTTATCGCCGCAAGAATGGGCTATTGGAGTTGGCAGCAACGTTGTACCGTCAGGATGAATTAACCAGCCCAATACTGCCGGGTTTCAGCAGTTTGATTAGCAAGTTCTTCTAG
- a CDS encoding AI-2E family transporter, whose protein sequence is MPLPPDSQPSAQLRHTLSNSALLRYLLLFGCGWATVALINYFYGTIALFTAAGLFAALLNYPVVWLSRYIPRGWAVALTFMGAIALLIAAVLLIGLEVLNQGQSLLIQLRDALKQQTIFPFQEVLNQLDIGKVIGTLQAGLASGLGIVQSIFSSVFTGVFGAVISLYMLIDGKKLWHIFLKLVPVASRDRFAQTFRHSFLGFLRGQLLLMLFLSIATFIVFTLLGVNYALILAVIIGVLDAIPGIGATLGVLIVTLLVFASQGGAVALKVVIACIVLQQIQDNFVHPKVMGDALELNPVLLFLAIFIGERVAGLLGVFLAIPLAGMIAAWMRSIKEEPTPLPEEPLIESH, encoded by the coding sequence ATGCCTTTGCCCCCTGATTCCCAACCATCTGCCCAACTGCGGCATACTCTCAGCAACTCTGCCCTTTTGCGATACCTGTTGCTGTTTGGCTGTGGATGGGCAACTGTCGCACTGATCAATTACTTTTACGGCACGATCGCCCTGTTTACTGCCGCAGGACTCTTTGCGGCATTGCTCAATTACCCAGTGGTTTGGCTTTCACGCTATATCCCCAGAGGATGGGCAGTTGCTCTCACCTTTATGGGGGCGATCGCCCTTTTGATTGCTGCCGTCCTGCTGATTGGGTTAGAAGTGCTGAACCAGGGGCAAAGTTTGCTGATCCAGCTGAGAGATGCCCTAAAGCAACAAACCATTTTCCCGTTTCAGGAAGTCCTTAACCAGTTGGATATCGGCAAAGTAATTGGAACGCTCCAGGCGGGTTTAGCTTCCGGTCTAGGGATCGTGCAGAGCATTTTTTCCAGTGTCTTTACCGGAGTTTTTGGGGCAGTCATCAGCCTGTATATGCTGATTGATGGAAAGAAACTGTGGCACATATTTTTGAAACTGGTACCCGTTGCCTCCCGCGATCGATTTGCACAAACGTTTCGCCATAGTTTTCTCGGTTTTTTGCGGGGGCAACTGCTGTTGATGCTGTTTCTGTCGATCGCGACATTCATTGTCTTTACGCTTTTGGGGGTCAACTATGCCCTGATTCTAGCCGTGATTATTGGTGTTCTTGATGCCATTCCAGGAATTGGGGCAACCTTAGGCGTTCTGATCGTCACCCTGCTCGTTTTTGCCTCCCAGGGAGGGGCAGTTGCCCTCAAGGTAGTAATTGCCTGTATTGTGCTGCAACAAATCCAGGATAATTTTGTCCATCCCAAAGTGATGGGAGATGCGCTGGAATTAAATCCGGTACTTTTGTTTCTAGCGATATTTATTGGAGAACGGGTGGCTGGATTGCTGGGTGTTTTCCTTGCCATTCCCCTCGCCGGAATGATTGCCGCCTGGATGCGATCGATTAAAGAAGAACCAACGCCCCTGCCAGAGGAACCGCTGATCGAAAGCCACTAA
- a CDS encoding mechanosensitive ion channel family protein, with the protein MVLFYTVAILWVLQWLNLVPGSILALGALLALAVSFAAQSLVKDLVNGFLILLEDQFRIGDYVRIGTTIGASAGLVENLNLRITQLRSDEGNLITLSNSFIAQVENMSRTWARADFRIEVAYHTDIDHALAIVRETVDQMAQEPEWQSFILDTHELLGVDQISHTGMVIRVWIKTAPLKQWTAARELRRRLKIAFDQHQIQIGVPQQIWLGNVAIADGREP; encoded by the coding sequence ATGGTTCTATTTTATACGGTAGCAATTCTCTGGGTGCTCCAGTGGCTGAACCTCGTGCCAGGTTCGATTCTGGCATTGGGAGCCTTGCTGGCACTGGCAGTTTCATTTGCGGCACAAAGTTTGGTAAAGGATCTGGTCAATGGATTTCTCATTTTGCTTGAAGATCAGTTTCGGATTGGGGATTACGTCAGAATTGGCACGACCATTGGTGCCAGTGCTGGCTTAGTGGAAAACCTGAATTTGCGAATTACCCAGCTCCGGAGTGATGAGGGTAATTTGATTACGCTATCCAATAGCTTCATTGCTCAGGTAGAAAACATGTCTCGCACCTGGGCACGGGCAGATTTTCGGATTGAAGTTGCCTACCACACCGATATTGACCATGCCCTGGCGATCGTTCGGGAAACGGTTGACCAGATGGCTCAGGAGCCAGAATGGCAATCATTCATTCTGGATACCCACGAACTACTTGGGGTTGACCAGATCTCCCACACAGGCATGGTCATCCGAGTCTGGATTAAAACCGCCCCCCTGAAACAATGGACAGCAGCAAGGGAACTGCGGCGGCGGCTCAAAATTGCTTTTGATCAACATCAGATTCAAATTGGTGTTCCCCAGCAGATTTGGTTGGGCAATGTAGCAATTGCTGATGGCAGGGAACCTTGA
- a CDS encoding IS110 family RNA-guided transposase, producing the protein MSSSSPVVDAVLGLDIGKTRIHGVLLCGTQALRRKAIANTVAGHQELLAWLSQQRFTQLHACLEATSTYGHAIAKQLHHAGYGVTIANPQAVHAYAQSRLSRTKTDAADARLIAEYCRDLKPELWQPPAPEVEVLQNLMRRVQALEQMIGQETNRLETAPPELVSEINTHITFMEDQLKALRDKIRTHIDQFPGLKRQHELLDSIPGIGPHTAALILAEIGSWQHFASARQLAAYAGLTPQEKTSGTSIHGKPRLCKLGNARLRKALFLPALCLLRWSKPIQAWRAQLLQRHKTKRQVVGAVMHKLIRWIYGVLHANKPFDAQVCFPTSST; encoded by the coding sequence ATGTCATCGTCGTCCCCTGTCGTTGATGCTGTATTGGGTTTAGACATTGGCAAAACACGGATTCATGGGGTGTTGCTCTGTGGCACCCAAGCGCTTCGACGCAAAGCGATCGCCAACACAGTTGCTGGGCACCAAGAATTGCTCGCTTGGTTGAGCCAGCAACGCTTTACCCAGTTACATGCCTGTCTCGAAGCCACCAGCACCTATGGGCATGCCATCGCCAAGCAGTTGCATCACGCCGGGTATGGCGTGACGATTGCCAATCCCCAAGCGGTCCATGCTTATGCCCAGAGTCGCTTGAGTCGCACCAAGACCGATGCGGCTGATGCTCGCTTAATTGCCGAATACTGCCGTGACCTGAAGCCTGAGCTTTGGCAACCACCGGCCCCTGAGGTGGAAGTGTTGCAAAATCTGATGCGACGGGTGCAGGCCCTCGAGCAGATGATTGGACAGGAAACCAATCGCCTCGAAACGGCTCCCCCTGAGTTGGTAAGCGAGATTAATACTCACATCACCTTTATGGAAGACCAACTCAAAGCCTTGCGAGACAAGATTCGAACCCATATCGACCAATTCCCCGGTCTCAAACGGCAACACGAATTGCTCGATTCGATTCCTGGTATTGGTCCTCACACCGCGGCCCTGATTCTCGCAGAAATCGGCAGTTGGCAGCACTTTGCTTCGGCTCGGCAGTTGGCGGCTTACGCCGGACTCACGCCCCAGGAAAAAACCTCTGGCACATCGATTCACGGCAAGCCCAGGCTGTGCAAACTTGGTAATGCCCGCTTACGCAAAGCCCTGTTTCTCCCAGCCCTGTGCCTTTTACGCTGGAGCAAGCCGATTCAAGCTTGGCGCGCACAACTCCTCCAGCGCCACAAAACTAAGCGTCAAGTCGTCGGGGCCGTGATGCATAAGCTGATTCGCTGGATTTACGGGGTTCTGCACGCCAATAAACCTTTTGACGCCCAGGTCTGCTTCCCGACCTCATCGACTTGA
- a CDS encoding TetR family transcriptional regulator, with product MTEHSRLSSPQSNLRRQPKQQRGKERVEKILDAAAAVFDEVGYEAATTHMIAAKAGTAIGSLYQFFPDKAAIFKAMELRHAERVKAMWAQVDISLIVQLPLPQMIHVLATAVAKLFEQPVSRVVFVQFFLAREIFQSIDESMTQEAINFTAKILKCRNPALNEEQLSLLAEVCVHSSNAVMLAALRNPDLEHRQRLAQQIEDLLVSYLEPHMGDNRLGDVMKVMICPHCQSSQLSKNGYRRGKQCYLCKDCGKQFVA from the coding sequence ATGACAGAACATTCACGTTTGTCAAGCCCTCAGTCAAATTTACGTCGTCAGCCTAAACAACAACGGGGCAAAGAGAGAGTTGAGAAGATTCTGGATGCGGCAGCGGCTGTCTTTGATGAGGTAGGCTATGAAGCGGCAACGACCCACATGATTGCTGCCAAAGCAGGAACGGCGATCGGTTCTCTCTATCAGTTTTTTCCCGATAAAGCAGCCATCTTCAAGGCAATGGAGCTACGTCATGCGGAACGGGTGAAGGCGATGTGGGCACAAGTAGATATTTCATTGATTGTTCAATTGCCCCTCCCTCAGATGATCCATGTACTGGCAACGGCGGTTGCAAAGTTGTTTGAGCAACCCGTATCGCGAGTGGTGTTTGTACAGTTCTTTCTAGCTCGCGAGATTTTTCAGTCGATCGATGAAAGTATGACGCAAGAGGCGATTAACTTCACAGCGAAGATTCTGAAGTGCCGAAATCCTGCCCTCAATGAGGAACAGCTGAGTTTGCTGGCAGAAGTGTGTGTGCATAGTAGCAATGCGGTCATGTTGGCAGCACTTCGCAACCCAGATTTAGAGCATCGCCAGCGCCTAGCCCAACAAATTGAAGACTTGCTGGTGTCATATTTAGAACCTCACATGGGAGACAATCGGTTGGGTGATGTAATGAAAGTAATGATATGCCCGCACTGCCAATCCAGTCAGTTATCGAAAAATGGCTATCGTCGGGGTAAGCAATGCTATCTCTGTAAGGATTGTGGCAAGCAATTTGTGGCTTAG
- a CDS encoding SGNH/GDSL hydrolase family protein, which translates to MVFRATNGLHPPNPPYFQGRYSNGRVWVEYLSEQLSVKQINNFARGGATTVSDRTSLVPGLLAQVQSFTQTQPQPNSSGLYILWAGANDYLQGARSILVPIENIKQAISDLSSKGAQRILVANLPDLGKLPATRNSSELARLSLLTQQHNQSLRRALKVLSQQSPELQLIPLDTHALYGEAIANPAKFGFTQVTGVCLSASSPCGNPDQFLFWDSIHPTTKAHRILAQSAFTALEKQLLLLNQS; encoded by the coding sequence ATTGTATTTCGGGCAACAAATGGGTTACACCCACCAAATCCGCCTTACTTTCAGGGGCGGTACTCCAATGGGCGTGTCTGGGTCGAGTATTTGTCTGAACAACTTTCTGTAAAGCAGATCAATAATTTTGCCCGTGGAGGAGCGACAACCGTTAGTGATCGCACGAGTTTGGTTCCGGGGTTACTTGCACAGGTACAGTCATTTACCCAAACTCAGCCGCAGCCCAATTCCAGTGGGCTATACATTCTTTGGGCAGGCGCTAATGATTATCTACAGGGGGCGCGCAGTATTTTGGTTCCCATTGAGAATATCAAACAGGCGATCTCCGACCTGTCTAGCAAAGGTGCTCAACGGATTTTAGTTGCAAACTTACCTGATTTGGGAAAACTCCCTGCAACTCGGAATAGTTCAGAATTAGCACGGCTCTCTTTGTTAACTCAGCAGCATAACCAAAGTTTGAGGCGAGCGCTAAAAGTATTGAGTCAACAGTCTCCTGAACTCCAACTGATTCCGTTAGATACCCATGCGCTCTACGGGGAAGCAATTGCTAATCCAGCAAAATTCGGCTTTACCCAGGTCACGGGTGTTTGCCTGTCTGCTTCAAGTCCATGTGGCAATCCCGATCAATTTTTGTTTTGGGATAGCATCCATCCAACAACAAAAGCCCATCGGATTTTGGCACAGAGTGCATTCACCGCGCTGGAAAAACAATTATTGCTTCTTAACCAGTCGTAA